ACTCAATAGAAGACTACCACCTTCACTTCGGTAAGTTTTGAGTGTGTTTATGACCTCATTCGTAAGTGCTATTGCAGGTAATTCCTGTGCTGCATCAAAATGCCACCAGATCACTTGGTAATTGGACAAGTTTCTGCCAGAGGCAATACTTTGAAAGGAGATATACTCTGCATCGGGATAGGCGGCAAAGAACCAGTCGGCCGCAGCTTTTTCATCGGGATTACCAATAGCTTCCCGACTAGCTGCAAGCCCTAAAAAGGCATATGCACTGATGGAATTGCTGATGATATGTACTTGATAAGTGACCGTTTCCTCTCCAAGAGCAAAGGTATAATCCAGCGACTGCGAGAAATCCTGCGCTTCGTTATTAGCCGGGCTTGTCGACACACCTTCCAGTAATTCAATCTCCGGTGTCAAGGTACGCAAATCTGTTCCATCGGGTAAAACCAGCGAAACCGTTCTGTTCGCATGATCGATCGTTGCCTCCTCATCATTGATGCGAAATGCAATCAAAGGAGGGATGATTTTTGCGGTTACGGTATAACCCTTATATATATTACCATTGGTTATACGGTAACTAATGGTTCCCGTGAAGTTGACGGCTTCTCCCGGCGCAGGTTTGCTCAAGGCATCCAGCGGTAGGCCTATCTCAGGAATCAAGGCTTCCAGATGGGTGCCAAAGGGTAAGTTAACAACAATTTCACCGGTCTGTTGGTTAATTTCACCGGCCACATTATGTAGCTTAAAAGACGTCAGCTGTACCTCCGCATGGAGATTGAAGTCCTTATTTCCTTCTTTCTTGCAGGCCGCACCTCCCAATAGGAAGATAGCTAACAAGAACTTTATCCGATTCAAATAGTTGATCATATCATTTGCTTATAAAAAAGGTTAGTAACCGGGATTTTGTACATACCTATTTTCACTCCAGAAAATCTGATTTTGCGGAATAGGTAAATATTCGTCCTTTCCTTTAGTAAAACGCGCTTGCTGATAGATGGAACGATTAGGCCTTTCTACATTAAAATAAGCATTAAGCTCCTGATCGGCTACACCCCACCGCAGCAGATCAAAGAAACGTTCTCCTTCCAGCGCCATTTCCAGTCGACGCTCAAACCGCAAGGCCTTCCGCGCATTTTCCTGATTCCAAACGATATTATCTCCGGGCAGGTATACTTCTACTGAATACTGTGAGGTAGGCTGCCCATCAGCCGTCACCAATCGGTCGGTACTGTTAGCGGCCCGACTCCGCAATGCATTGATTAATGGCAGCGCTTCGTCCTGTCGTCCTAACTCAATCAGCGCTTCTGCCTTAAAGAGCATCACATTCGCATACCGCATCAGGATACGTGTTTTAGTATTACCAAAAAATGGTGCAATGTTGATAAAACAATCGCAATCCGGCGAGACATTCTCCTTCATGGAATTATAGGTACCATAGATGGACACCGCCCTGCTCCAACCGTTGGTCACCACACGTTCAGGCTCATATTTCCACGGGGCACCGGGCCTGGAGATGGTATGATCAACCCTCGGATCTACTGTATGTTGCGCAAAATTTATATCTTGCTGATTATAGGTATCCCATAAAGGTATGCCCGCTTCATTTGTCCTATAGGCATTCATCAAACTTTGCGATGGCTTTTGAAAATCGCAACAACCGATACCTTGCGGAACGGTGAGCATATCACCAAAGTTTACGCGCCCGCGCCCTACGCCATCATTACTTGAGAACTGTACCGCCATAATGGACTCCATCCCGTTTTCATAGTTTCCGGGTAAAAAATTATTGGCAAAATCAGGTTCAAGATCGTAATTAGCGGCCAGCACTTGATCGGCCGCAGCGATCACTTCTTCCAGGCGTGATTGATTGATGTTAACCACTGCGTGTGTGTCATCCTGCTCATAAGCCTGGAACAACCTCGTTTTTGCCAAAAACGCATAAGCGGCATACCTATTTGCACGCCCCACCTGTTCCTGTACAGCGGGCAATGTCTCCGCAGCAAAGGCAAAATCAGCCGCTATCCGCTCCAGAATTTCATCCCTGCTAAACTCATTGTTCAACACCAATTTGTATTCTTCGGCAGGTAAGTTTTCGTCGATGTAGGGAATGTTTTTAAACAGGTTCTCCAACATTAAATACCAATAAGCACGCAGAAAGCGCAGTTCTGCCATACGTACATTTACCATCGGGTACTCTTCCTGTGTGAATTTCTGCATAATCCGCAAACCTTCATTTGCTCTTCTAATGCCTACATAGATATTGAACCACATGTCATCATAGTTCCACTGATCAGGCCTGGAAGTGACAAAAGTTTCCATGAAGTGAAAGATGTCACCGTCGTTAATACCTCCGCCTCCTTTATAGGCATCATCGGCTCTCACATTACCATATTGATACATGCTGAATGCCCGGTTGATTTCATCATTCCCCAACTGTGAATAGGCGGCTATAACAAAACCTTCAGCCTGTTCTGGGTTGGAAACCTGATCTTCATTAAGTGCCCCTCTCGGACCTACCTCCAGCGATTTACTGCAGGAGACCATCGTGGTTATCCAAATAACTATCAAAAAATATCTTTTCATCTTTTCTGTAATTTAAACATTGATGATTTATCGCTTTTATAATTGATTTATAAGGTGTTTTTTATCTAAAACCTGATATTAGCTCCAACCGTCACCACTAGGGGATTCGGGTAGCCAAAACCGGGATTTTCCGGATCCAGACCTGTATATGATTTCGACTTGAATAAAATGCCCAGATTGTCGCCTCCCAAATACACGCGCAGTGATTGCATACGGAGCTTCGTTAGGGATTCTTTGCCAAAGGTGTATCCAATCTGTGCATTTCTGAGCTTCAAATAGGTACCATTTTCAATAAAATAGGTAGAATAGCGCGCCTCCCAATTGTCGTCTGTCAATGAAATAGCCGGGATATCACTGTTAGGATTAGTGGGCGACCAGGCTCCCAACAAT
This Olivibacter sp. SDN3 DNA region includes the following protein-coding sequences:
- a CDS encoding DUF4960 domain-containing protein, coding for MINYLNRIKFLLAIFLLGGAACKKEGNKDFNLHAEVQLTSFKLHNVAGEINQQTGEIVVNLPFGTHLEALIPEIGLPLDALSKPAPGEAVNFTGTISYRITNGNIYKGYTVTAKIIPPLIAFRINDEEATIDHANRTVSLVLPDGTDLRTLTPEIELLEGVSTSPANNEAQDFSQSLDYTFALGEETVTYQVHIISNSISAYAFLGLAASREAIGNPDEKAAADWFFAAYPDAEYISFQSIASGRNLSNYQVIWWHFDAAQELPAIALTNEVINTLKTYRSEGGSLLLSAFAVQYVEALGVVPDGRGPNNVFGDFLPNGFIEENSDWGISFKGREDHPIFQGLDTFEEGKAYLLASGTFRLNHTAWWFLPEWGGYGDAATWRSETGGINLASEAWDDHFDGRVGIAEWPDSGSQGNVVIIAFGAYDWYSEPQNGASTDNRYMNNIRQLTKNTIDYLKSN
- a CDS encoding RagB/SusD family nutrient uptake outer membrane protein, whose amino-acid sequence is MKRYFLIVIWITTMVSCSKSLEVGPRGALNEDQVSNPEQAEGFVIAAYSQLGNDEINRAFSMYQYGNVRADDAYKGGGGINDGDIFHFMETFVTSRPDQWNYDDMWFNIYVGIRRANEGLRIMQKFTQEEYPMVNVRMAELRFLRAYWYLMLENLFKNIPYIDENLPAEEYKLVLNNEFSRDEILERIAADFAFAAETLPAVQEQVGRANRYAAYAFLAKTRLFQAYEQDDTHAVVNINQSRLEEVIAAADQVLAANYDLEPDFANNFLPGNYENGMESIMAVQFSSNDGVGRGRVNFGDMLTVPQGIGCCDFQKPSQSLMNAYRTNEAGIPLWDTYNQQDINFAQHTVDPRVDHTISRPGAPWKYEPERVVTNGWSRAVSIYGTYNSMKENVSPDCDCFINIAPFFGNTKTRILMRYANVMLFKAEALIELGRQDEALPLINALRSRAANSTDRLVTADGQPTSQYSVEVYLPGDNIVWNQENARKALRFERRLEMALEGERFFDLLRWGVADQELNAYFNVERPNRSIYQQARFTKGKDEYLPIPQNQIFWSENRYVQNPGY